A single window of Scylla paramamosain isolate STU-SP2022 chromosome 41, ASM3559412v1, whole genome shotgun sequence DNA harbors:
- the LOC135093083 gene encoding uncharacterized protein LOC135093083 isoform X3: MNSSCQGIDCFKCVSVNGDNPGCEDPFHNNYSVTMLESPCMAGRKGREGLFPATACIKLAGVYDESRERIVIRSCALDSGTLTTDTEIIRMSHCGGIVFNGKYVKGCLQSCDDYEGCNSAPPSGTSHSYNQTLVAALLSLLLLQRWS, encoded by the exons gCTGCCAGGGGATAGATTGCTTCAAGTGTGTGTCAGTGAACGGGGACAATCCAGGTTGCGAGGACCCGTTCCACAACAATTATTCTGTCACAATGCTGGAGAGTCCGTGCATGGCAGGACGCAAGGGGCGGGAGGGTCTCTTCCCCGCCACCGCCTGCATCAAGCTGGCTGGCGTGTATG ATGAGTCGAGGGAGCGCATCGTGATCCGCTCCTGCGCCCTGGACAGCGGCACGCTCACCACGGACACAGAGATAATACGTATGTCTCACTGTGGAGGCATTGTCTTCAACGGCAA ATACGTGAAGGGGTGTCTGCAAAGCTGTGACGACTACGAAGGTTGCAACTCAGCGCCTCCTTCAGGGACCTCGCACTCCTACAATCAGACACTTGTAGCAGCCCTccttagcctcctcctcctgcagcgttGGTCTTag
- the LOC135093079 gene encoding eukaryotic translation initiation factor 3 subunit L-like — protein MYSEFVDEYESYPLEDAENYHYTVRGEGDYGERGHYPTYSIPEEVKKYITYFRDAIRDGNIYDIPSLYVDFNRLTEEYYKTQSWPEVEDLYGNKLVEQDGRDDIFLILYRELYYRHIYARVQGGPTIPQRFESYYNYCNLFNYILSAETPVPLELPNQWLWEIIDEFIYQFQSFSQFRSKLGKKSEPEIELLKDSPKIWNVHSVLNVLHCLVDKSNINRQLEVYTSGGDPDSVAGEFGRHPLYKMLGYFSLIGLLRLHSLLGDYYQAIKVLENIELNKKSMYSRVPACQITTYYYVGFAYMMMRRYADAIRTFSNILVYIQRTKAMFQTRNYQNDQINKQTEQMYTLLAICMVLHPQRIDEVVQSSLREKTLAEKMARMSRNDTQEFTQCFTFACPKFLSPVPPPFDSAPANYHKEPFQQQLKVFLDEVQQQQQISVMRSYLKLYTTMPTEKMAAFQEMSEDDFRNALLCFKHKMRNMVWTKGTSGLQGDFQSDSEVDFFIDGSMIHIADTKVAQRYGDFFIRQIHKLEEVNRSLTKVKV, from the exons ATGTACAGCGAATTCGTGGACGAG TACGAGAGCTACCCGCTGGAGGATGCTGAGAACTACCACTACACGGTGCGAGGGGAGGGGGATTACGGGGAGCGCGGCCATTACCCCACCTACTCCATCcctgaggaggtgaagaagtaCATCACCTACTTCAGGGACGCAATCAGGGACGGCAACATCTATGACATCCCCTCCCTCTATGTGGA CTTCAACCGGCTGACAGAGGAGTACTACAAGACACAGTCGTGGCCGGAGGTGGAGGACCTTTACGGCAACAAGCTGGTGGAGCAGGACGGCAGGGACGACATCTTCCTCATCCTGTACCGGGAACTTTACTACAGACACATCTATGCCAGGGTGCAGGGCGGCCCCACCATCCCCCAGCGCTTCGAGtcttactacaactactgcaaCCTCTTCAACTACATTCTCA gtgctgagaccCCCGTGCCCCTGGAGCTGCCTAATCAGTGGCTGTGGGAGATCATCGATGAGTTTATATATCAGTTCCAGTCGTTCTCGCAGTTCCGGTCTAAactgggaaagaaaagtgagcCGGAGATTGAGCTGCTGAAGGATTCCCCAAAGATCTGGAATGTTCACTCTGTTCTCAATGTTCTGCACTGCCTGGTGGACAAGAGCAACATCAACAGGCAGCTtgag GTGTACACAAGTGGAGGCGACCCAGACAGCGTGGCAGGGGAGTTTGGCAGACACCCGCTGTACAAGATGTTGggctatttttctctcattgggCTGCTGCGTCTTCACTCCCTCCTGGGCGACTATTACCAGGCTATCAAG gtaCTAGAAAACATTGAGCTGAACAAGAAGTCGATGTACTCTCGTGTGCCGGCCTGTCAGATCACCACTTATTATTACGTTGGGTTTGCGTacatgatgatgaggaggtaCGCTGATGCCATCCGTACCTTTTCCAACATCCTGGTGTACATCCAGCGCACCAAGGCCATGTTCCAGACGCGCAACTACCAGAACGACCAGATCAATAAGCAG ACAGAACAGATGTACACCCTGCTGGCGATCTGCATGGTGCTGCACCCCCAGAGGATTGATGAAGTGGTACAGTCCTCCCTACGAGAGAAAACGCTGGCCGAGAAGATGGCACGGATGTCG CGCAACGACACGCAGGAGTTTACGCAGTGCTTCACCTTTGCCTGCCCGAAGTTCCTCAGCCCTGTGCCTCCGCCCTTCGACTCGGCACCTGCCAATTACCACAAGGAGCCGTTCCAGCAGCAGCtcaag GTGTTCCTTGACGAGgtgcagcaacagcaacagatcaGCGTGATGCGTTCATACCTCAAGCTGTACACCACAATGCCGACTGAGAAGATGGCTGCCTTCCAGGAAATGAGTGAGGACGATTTCCGAAATGCCCTTCTTTGTTTCAAGCACAAGATGAGAAACATGGTGTGGACCAAGGGCACCTCCGGCCTGCAGGGGGACTTCCAGAGCGACTCAGAG GTGGACTTCTTCATTGACGGCAGCATGATCCACATTGCGGATACCAAGGTGGCTCAGCGGTATGGTGACTTCTTCATCCGCCAAATCCACAAGCTGGAGGAGGTGAACCGCAGCCTCACCAAGGTCAAAGTGTAG